In Pseudomonadales bacterium, a single window of DNA contains:
- a CDS encoding hydantoinase B/oxoprolinase family protein — protein MTLSAPENQHKILKKWQFWVDRGGTFTDVVARTPEGRIITRKLLSENPEQYADAALQGIRNILKIKSADVIPHELLESVKMGTTVATNALLERTGTPTVLAITRGFKDALRIAYQNRPKLFELDITLPQLLYQDVVEIEERVSAQGDVLVPFNSTVATEQLKQIFNRGIRAIAIVLMHGYRYHHHEQQLAEIAAEIGFTQISLSHQTSPLMKLVSRGDTTVVDAYLSPILRQYIDQVAAELGGTQLMFMQSNGGLVSADLFQGKDSILSGPAGGIVGAVKTCQQAGYGRIITFDMGGTSTDVAHFQGEYERTFDAQVAGVRIRAPMMQIHTVAAGGGSILSFAGERFRVGPESAGANPGPACYRRGGPLTVTDCNLLLGKLNPDFFPSVFGQNADQPLDSLVVAQKFDQMSHEIEQQTGRKLTPFTIAEGFLKIAVDNMANAIKQISTQRGYDVTDYTLCSFGGAGGQHACLVADALGMKKVILHPFAGVLSAYGMGLADMRTIRQQAVERQLSASLMRALQSNLIEMEIDARNELIQQGVTKQTIQFLRTAYIKYEGTDSSLPIPFQKYEEEYQQIIAAFASAHHQQYGFSVSAKALVLESICVEAMAPGYNEDSTPPTFSNRPDGLSSIAQSCFFSDGQHHTVPVYNRCHLRPGDYIDGPAMVIEDTGTNIVEAGWQAHLSKLGNLMLERVVPLPDRVTIGTQADPIMLEVFNNLFMSIAEQMGAVLENTSASVNVKERLDFSCAIFNDQGDLVANAPHMPIHLGSMGESVKGIIAKFGQEISPGDSFISNAPYNGGTHLPDITVISPVFNLSDSEILFFVASRGHHADIGGISPGSMPPNSVTVEQEGVLFDNIRLIQQGEFSESLIRRLLTTGHYPARNPDQNIADLKAQIAANNKGINEMWRMIKHYGVAVVKAYMQHVQDNAEASVRKVIAGLKEGEFSYQIDDFATIKVKLTLDQVNASAVVDFTGTSAQLPNNFNAPSAVCKAAVLYVFRTLVKEDIPMNQGCLKPIQIIIPSGSMLNPCYPAAVVAGNVETSQWIVNALYGALGVCAAAQGTMNNFTFGDDTYQYYETIAGGMGAGADFDGVSAIQSHMTNSRLTDPEVLEWRFPVLVDDFSIRKNSGGQGKHCGGDGVVRKIRFLEPMSAAILSSHRKTAPFGLAGGQPGARGNNYVQRADGERINLEATAQVSVKGGDTFVIETPGGGGFGLSTEQ, from the coding sequence ATGACGCTTTCAGCCCCTGAAAATCAGCATAAAATATTAAAAAAATGGCAATTTTGGGTAGATCGTGGCGGCACCTTCACCGATGTTGTCGCGCGAACACCCGAAGGCCGAATTATTACTCGAAAACTGTTATCTGAAAATCCAGAGCAGTACGCAGATGCCGCGCTTCAGGGGATCCGCAATATTCTCAAAATTAAGTCTGCTGATGTCATTCCTCACGAGCTGCTTGAATCTGTAAAAATGGGTACTACCGTGGCGACCAATGCGCTGCTGGAGCGGACAGGCACACCGACAGTGCTCGCGATCACCCGCGGTTTTAAAGATGCGTTGCGTATCGCTTACCAAAATCGCCCCAAGCTTTTTGAACTGGATATTACCCTCCCACAATTGCTTTACCAGGACGTGGTAGAAATCGAGGAACGCGTCAGTGCTCAGGGCGATGTTCTAGTGCCTTTTAATAGCACTGTCGCAACAGAACAATTAAAACAAATTTTTAATCGTGGCATTCGCGCTATCGCTATCGTGCTGATGCATGGTTATCGTTACCATCATCACGAACAGCAACTAGCCGAGATTGCAGCGGAAATTGGATTTACACAAATATCTCTCAGTCATCAAACCAGTCCGCTAATGAAGTTGGTCAGTCGCGGTGATACCACTGTCGTGGATGCCTACCTGTCACCCATTCTGCGTCAATATATCGATCAGGTTGCTGCCGAACTGGGTGGTACACAACTGATGTTTATGCAGTCTAATGGCGGACTGGTCAGTGCCGATTTATTTCAGGGTAAGGACAGCATCCTTTCCGGGCCTGCCGGTGGTATCGTTGGGGCAGTAAAAACCTGCCAGCAGGCAGGTTACGGACGTATTATCACTTTTGATATGGGTGGCACTTCTACTGATGTTGCCCATTTCCAGGGTGAGTATGAGCGCACCTTCGATGCACAAGTGGCCGGTGTTAGAATACGTGCTCCTATGATGCAAATTCATACAGTGGCTGCTGGCGGTGGTTCCATTCTCAGCTTTGCTGGCGAGCGGTTTCGCGTCGGCCCAGAATCTGCAGGTGCTAACCCGGGCCCCGCCTGTTATCGGCGCGGCGGGCCACTGACAGTAACAGATTGCAACCTGTTATTGGGCAAACTCAACCCAGACTTTTTCCCAAGTGTTTTTGGTCAAAATGCCGACCAACCATTGGACAGTCTGGTTGTTGCACAAAAGTTTGATCAAATGTCTCACGAAATTGAACAACAGACAGGTCGTAAGCTAACGCCATTTACCATCGCTGAAGGCTTTCTCAAAATTGCCGTCGATAATATGGCAAATGCCATTAAACAGATATCTACACAACGCGGATATGACGTCACTGATTACACCCTTTGTAGCTTTGGTGGCGCCGGTGGTCAACACGCCTGCTTGGTAGCGGACGCTTTGGGTATGAAAAAAGTAATTCTGCATCCTTTCGCCGGAGTACTGTCTGCTTATGGCATGGGTTTGGCGGATATGCGCACCATCCGTCAGCAGGCGGTAGAACGCCAACTATCAGCCAGTCTCATGCGTGCCCTACAATCAAATTTAATCGAGATGGAAATCGACGCTCGTAACGAACTTATACAGCAGGGAGTCACCAAACAGACAATTCAATTTCTACGTACCGCCTATATTAAATACGAGGGCACCGATTCGAGCCTGCCGATTCCTTTTCAAAAATACGAGGAAGAATACCAGCAGATTATTGCCGCCTTCGCGTCAGCACACCACCAACAGTATGGCTTTAGTGTATCCGCTAAAGCACTGGTTCTGGAATCCATCTGTGTTGAGGCAATGGCTCCGGGTTACAATGAGGACAGCACTCCTCCAACTTTTAGCAACAGACCAGATGGCTTGAGTTCTATTGCACAAAGCTGTTTTTTTAGTGACGGCCAACATCATACTGTGCCGGTCTATAACCGATGTCATCTTCGCCCCGGCGATTATATCGACGGCCCCGCCATGGTTATTGAGGATACTGGCACTAATATCGTCGAAGCGGGTTGGCAGGCACACCTGAGTAAGCTGGGTAATCTGATGCTTGAACGTGTTGTCCCATTGCCCGACCGCGTCACTATCGGTACTCAGGCGGACCCTATTATGCTGGAAGTGTTTAATAATTTGTTTATGTCCATTGCGGAGCAAATGGGAGCGGTTTTAGAAAACACCAGCGCTTCGGTCAATGTGAAGGAACGCCTGGATTTTTCCTGTGCAATTTTTAATGACCAAGGGGATCTGGTCGCAAATGCACCACATATGCCTATCCATCTGGGCTCAATGGGCGAGAGCGTTAAAGGCATCATCGCCAAGTTTGGACAAGAGATTTCGCCCGGTGATAGTTTCATCAGTAACGCGCCCTACAATGGCGGCACTCATCTGCCCGATATAACGGTGATCAGCCCGGTATTCAATCTGAGTGATAGCGAAATACTTTTTTTTGTCGCATCCCGCGGACACCATGCCGATATCGGTGGTATCAGCCCTGGGTCAATGCCACCCAACAGTGTCACAGTTGAGCAGGAAGGAGTGTTGTTCGATAACATTCGCCTAATACAACAGGGTGAATTCAGCGAAAGCTTAATACGCAGGCTATTAACTACTGGCCATTATCCGGCACGTAATCCAGATCAGAACATTGCCGACTTGAAAGCCCAGATTGCTGCGAACAATAAAGGCATCAACGAAATGTGGCGCATGATCAAACACTACGGCGTGGCTGTGGTTAAAGCCTATATGCAACATGTGCAGGATAATGCCGAAGCCTCCGTACGTAAGGTTATAGCTGGTTTAAAAGAGGGTGAGTTCAGCTATCAGATTGATGATTTCGCCACCATCAAAGTCAAACTGACCTTGGACCAAGTCAACGCCAGCGCCGTGGTCGACTTTACCGGCACCTCAGCGCAACTGCCAAATAACTTCAATGCTCCATCGGCGGTATGTAAGGCTGCGGTACTCTATGTCTTCCGTACGCTGGTCAAAGAAGATATCCCCATGAATCAAGGTTGCCTCAAACCGATTCAGATCATTATTCCGTCAGGCTCAATGTTGAATCCATGCTACCCGGCGGCAGTGGTCGCTGGTAATGTGGAAACGTCCCAGTGGATTGTCAATGCGCTCTATGGCGCACTGGGTGTGTGCGCAGCGGCACAGGGCACGATGAATAATTTCACCTTTGGCGATGACACCTACCAATACTACGAAACCATTGCCGGTGGCATGGGAGCTGGCGCTGATTTTGATGGGGTGAGTGCGATACAGTCACACATGACAAACTCACGATTAACAGATCCCGAAGTGCTAGAATGGCGTTTTCCGGTGCTGGTGGATGATTTCTCCATTCGCAAAAATAGCGGTGGCCAAGGCAAACATTGCGGCGGTGATGGGGTGGTTCGCAAGA
- a CDS encoding NAD-glutamate dehydrogenase produces the protein MKGVMLADKNKCMLQLEKEFKSKLSKTQLEKVTTFARNYFQNVPVDDLSGKNVTDVYGQTLSAWKFIQDFNAKKPKIKVFNPDYEQHFWQSSHTIVMVLQSDMPFLVDSVRMELSHQEINIHAVQSIVSQVKRNAKGVFQDRSICNYQDGCRIDMKGYQTEALMYFEIDRMADKAALTKLEADLEDVLGDVAAVVDDFEPMKARVSTIITSLTDNPPPINPDELAETITFLTWLLDQNFTFLGYKKYVLIGDNNKKLVKYLESEELGLVKRKRKSSTDKYLDELSPDLQSYIEKPQLLSFAKSGSMARVHRPVYPDYIAVREFNDKGEVIGEHGFLGLYSLPVYTERAQRIPVLRKKVEQIIQRSGLYPYSHEGKQLARVIDTFPREELFLTDIDELFHTITRVAQIKERQQTRLFVRKDHYGKFFSCLVYMPKESYNTDTRKKIQAILCQNFKALNVEFTTYFSESILVRTHFVLRTNPNQTYDYDLEALRQEIVDVTRSWQDELLQGLVDKYGEEAGILYGRRFHNAFPSSFRDNFPPRVGVTDVHHILSLTDDNPMTTWFYQYAEDEEEVHFSLYHREEPLPLSDIIPILENMGLKVIGEHPYKIVDKEGQVAWNHDFNLIYRLDGEVDAESTNQLFTQTFDSVWRGLAANDSFNRLVLAAQLDWRAITFLRACSRYLKQIRLGLSQDYVADTLLRHMDFTRLIVQYFNTKFDPELKLSSEARQTDLDKIESEYLSMLDQVESLSEDRVLRRYLELNKAMLRTNFFQTDARGKSKEYISFKFDSKQIPDIPLPCPMYEIFVYSNRMEGVHLRGGKVARGGLRWSDRAEDYRTEVLGLVKAQQVKNAVIVPVGAKGGFVAHRTFEITDREAYMAEGIACYKTFIRGLLDVSDNLVKGKVVPPQKVVRYDEDDPYLVVAADKGTATFSDISNAVAKEYGYWLGDAFASGGSQGYDHKGMGITARGAWVSVQRHFREQGHDTQTSDFTVVGIGDMAGDVFGNGMLLSEHIQLVAAFNHMHIFIDPNPNAAKSFVERKRLFELPRSSWADYEKKLISKGGGIFLRSVKAIPISPEMKQRFAIKAAILTPNDLLTALLKAPVDMIWNGGIGTYVKAKSESHLDVGDKANDAIRINGADLQAKVVGEGGNLGMTQLGRVEFGLKGGASNTDFIDNAGGVDCSDHEVNIKILLNELVATGELTEKQRNKLLVTMTNDVAELVLENNYQQVQAISIAQSRADEYMNEYRRYISYLEETGKLNRALEFLPTDEELAQRDEQGKSLTRPELSILVSYSKAELKEILVNTSIPDDNYLSQAVETAFPKILTKKYKSAVHKHQLRREIIATQLANDIVNHMGVTFVNRMRNSTDAQNEQIAMAYVIARDVFQMPKIWKAIEALDNQVSAKVQTDMMFSLMRLVRHGARWLIRHRRDYGDVKSVIEHFGPGIEKLRQGMPGILCGEPLKQWQATNEQLQKAGVPESLAADIASCSAIYFALDIIEATAATGTKLEQVANIFFNLANCLNLHWFRQQIILLDVDNRWHAAVRDTFRDDLDLQLRNLTKAVIKMGSAAPKEPAARVDFWVSGHQELLSRWQSMQKELRDAPQVDTAMFTVAIRELMRMEQGE, from the coding sequence ATGAAAGGCGTCATGCTGGCCGATAAGAATAAATGTATGTTGCAATTGGAAAAGGAATTTAAGAGCAAACTGAGTAAAACTCAGTTGGAAAAAGTCACCACCTTTGCGCGCAATTACTTTCAGAATGTACCCGTTGACGATCTGTCTGGAAAAAATGTCACGGATGTCTACGGACAAACCCTTAGCGCGTGGAAATTCATTCAGGATTTCAATGCTAAAAAACCCAAAATTAAGGTCTTTAACCCCGATTATGAACAGCACTTTTGGCAGTCCAGCCATACCATTGTCATGGTATTGCAATCCGACATGCCTTTTTTGGTAGATTCGGTGCGAATGGAACTGTCTCACCAAGAGATCAATATTCATGCGGTACAAAGCATTGTTTCGCAGGTAAAGCGCAATGCTAAGGGAGTTTTTCAGGATCGTTCGATTTGTAATTATCAGGATGGCTGCCGCATCGATATGAAGGGCTATCAAACCGAAGCCTTAATGTACTTTGAAATTGATCGTATGGCGGACAAAGCGGCCCTGACCAAATTAGAAGCGGACTTGGAAGACGTGTTGGGTGATGTCGCTGCGGTGGTCGATGACTTTGAACCGATGAAAGCACGGGTTAGCACCATTATTACTTCTTTAACGGATAACCCTCCGCCGATCAACCCTGACGAACTGGCGGAAACTATAACCTTCTTAACCTGGCTGTTAGATCAGAATTTTACTTTTTTAGGCTATAAAAAGTACGTCTTAATTGGTGATAACAACAAGAAATTAGTTAAATATTTGGAGAGTGAAGAACTTGGGTTGGTGAAGCGCAAGCGTAAATCTTCGACGGATAAATACCTCGATGAACTCAGCCCCGACCTGCAATCCTATATTGAAAAACCACAGCTTCTTAGTTTCGCTAAATCCGGCAGCATGGCACGTGTGCATCGGCCGGTTTACCCCGATTACATTGCGGTGCGAGAATTTAACGACAAGGGTGAAGTTATTGGTGAACATGGCTTTTTAGGCCTCTATAGTTTGCCGGTCTATACCGAAAGAGCACAACGAATTCCGGTGCTGCGAAAGAAAGTTGAGCAGATTATTCAACGCTCGGGATTGTACCCCTATAGTCACGAGGGTAAACAGTTAGCACGAGTCATCGATACCTTTCCCCGTGAAGAACTGTTTCTAACGGATATTGATGAACTCTTTCACACTATTACCCGTGTTGCCCAAATTAAAGAACGCCAGCAGACTCGGTTGTTTGTGCGCAAAGACCATTACGGCAAGTTTTTTTCCTGTCTTGTCTATATGCCGAAGGAAAGTTATAACACGGACACAAGAAAGAAAATTCAGGCAATTCTTTGCCAAAATTTTAAAGCACTCAATGTTGAATTTACCACTTATTTCAGTGAATCCATTTTGGTGCGAACACATTTCGTCTTACGCACAAATCCCAATCAGACTTACGACTATGATTTAGAGGCGTTAAGGCAAGAAATAGTTGATGTAACCCGTTCCTGGCAGGACGAGTTATTACAAGGATTGGTGGATAAGTACGGTGAAGAAGCCGGTATTCTCTACGGACGACGTTTTCATAATGCCTTTCCATCCAGCTTTCGTGACAACTTCCCGCCCCGGGTCGGCGTTACCGACGTGCACCATATTCTCTCGCTGACCGATGACAATCCGATGACCACTTGGTTTTATCAGTACGCGGAAGACGAGGAGGAGGTTCACTTCAGTCTGTATCATCGCGAAGAGCCATTACCTTTATCTGATATCATCCCCATTTTGGAAAACATGGGGTTAAAAGTTATCGGTGAGCACCCCTATAAAATAGTGGATAAAGAAGGGCAGGTGGCTTGGAATCATGATTTTAACTTGATCTACCGCCTTGATGGCGAAGTTGATGCCGAAAGTACGAACCAACTCTTTACCCAGACTTTTGATAGTGTTTGGCGGGGTTTGGCTGCGAACGATAGCTTTAACCGTCTCGTTCTAGCAGCACAGCTGGATTGGCGTGCCATTACTTTTTTACGCGCCTGTAGCCGTTATCTCAAACAAATCAGGTTGGGTTTAAGTCAGGACTATGTTGCTGACACGTTACTTAGGCACATGGACTTTACCCGTTTGATTGTTCAATATTTTAACACCAAGTTTGATCCTGAACTTAAGCTCAGTAGTGAAGCCCGGCAGACAGACCTCGATAAAATTGAAAGCGAGTACCTGAGTATGCTGGATCAGGTTGAGAGTTTGAGCGAAGACCGCGTGTTGCGTCGCTATCTTGAGCTCAACAAAGCTATGTTGCGCACTAACTTTTTTCAGACCGATGCGCGGGGTAAGTCAAAAGAATACATCTCCTTTAAATTTGATTCTAAGCAAATACCGGATATTCCTTTGCCCTGCCCGATGTACGAAATTTTTGTCTACTCAAATCGTATGGAAGGCGTACACCTGCGTGGTGGTAAGGTTGCACGTGGTGGCTTGCGCTGGTCTGACCGAGCGGAAGATTACCGCACTGAGGTGCTGGGCTTAGTCAAAGCGCAACAAGTTAAAAATGCGGTGATTGTACCCGTAGGAGCGAAGGGTGGTTTTGTTGCCCATCGGACCTTTGAAATAACGGATCGAGAAGCCTATATGGCGGAAGGGATCGCCTGTTATAAAACCTTTATCCGTGGTCTGTTGGATGTCAGCGATAATTTAGTGAAAGGTAAAGTTGTTCCGCCTCAGAAAGTGGTGCGTTACGACGAAGATGACCCTTATTTGGTGGTGGCGGCAGATAAAGGCACCGCCACTTTTTCTGATATCTCCAATGCCGTTGCCAAGGAGTATGGCTATTGGCTGGGCGATGCCTTTGCCTCCGGCGGCAGCCAAGGCTACGACCATAAGGGTATGGGCATTACCGCGCGCGGCGCATGGGTGTCGGTGCAAAGACACTTTCGTGAACAGGGTCATGATACGCAGACTAGCGATTTTACTGTCGTTGGTATTGGTGATATGGCGGGTGATGTCTTCGGTAATGGAATGTTGCTGTCGGAGCACATACAGCTGGTCGCGGCATTCAACCATATGCATATTTTTATCGATCCCAACCCTAATGCGGCAAAGAGCTTCGTCGAACGTAAACGCTTGTTTGAACTGCCACGTTCCAGCTGGGCGGATTACGAGAAAAAACTAATCTCCAAAGGCGGTGGTATTTTTCTGCGCAGCGTCAAAGCTATCCCTATTTCTCCCGAAATGAAACAACGCTTTGCGATTAAAGCGGCTATCCTGACCCCGAATGATCTGTTAACGGCACTGCTAAAAGCACCGGTAGATATGATCTGGAATGGAGGTATTGGCACTTATGTCAAAGCAAAATCGGAATCGCACCTTGATGTTGGTGATAAAGCCAATGACGCCATCCGCATTAACGGTGCCGACTTGCAGGCTAAGGTTGTGGGCGAGGGCGGCAATCTGGGTATGACGCAACTGGGTCGAGTCGAATTTGGATTGAAGGGCGGCGCAAGCAATACGGATTTTATTGATAACGCAGGCGGTGTGGACTGCTCAGACCATGAGGTCAATATCAAAATTTTACTGAACGAACTGGTCGCGACGGGTGAGTTAACAGAGAAACAACGCAATAAACTACTGGTCACCATGACCAACGATGTGGCGGAACTGGTGTTGGAAAATAACTACCAGCAGGTGCAGGCAATTAGTATTGCGCAATCGCGTGCCGATGAATACATGAACGAATACCGCCGTTACATCAGTTACCTGGAAGAAACTGGCAAACTTAATCGAGCCTTGGAATTTTTGCCAACAGATGAAGAACTAGCACAGCGTGATGAGCAGGGTAAAAGCTTAACGCGGCCTGAGCTGTCTATTCTGGTTTCATACAGTAAAGCCGAATTGAAAGAGATACTTGTCAATACCAGTATCCCAGACGACAACTATCTATCGCAGGCGGTAGAGACTGCATTCCCGAAAATTCTCACGAAGAAATATAAAAGTGCCGTGCATAAGCATCAGCTGCGCCGAGAAATTATTGCTACACAGCTGGCGAATGACATTGTTAATCACATGGGCGTTACCTTTGTTAACCGCATGCGGAATTCCACCGACGCGCAGAATGAACAAATCGCCATGGCCTATGTGATTGCCCGCGACGTTTTTCAGATGCCGAAAATCTGGAAAGCCATCGAAGCATTGGATAACCAAGTCAGCGCCAAGGTGCAAACTGATATGATGTTCTCGTTGATGCGGTTAGTACGACATGGCGCACGCTGGTTGATCCGGCATCGCCGCGATTATGGTGATGTTAAATCCGTCATCGAACATTTTGGCCCAGGTATTGAAAAGCTGCGTCAAGGCATGCCGGGGATACTCTGTGGTGAACCACTTAAGCAGTGGCAAGCAACAAATGAGCAGCTTCAAAAAGCCGGCGTACCGGAATCTCTGGCGGCTGATATCGCGAGCTGCAGTGCGATTTACTTTGCACTGGACATTATCGAAGCGACCGCGGCTACTGGAACTAAATTAGAGCAGGTCGCCAACATCTTCTTTAACCTCGCTAACTGTCTTAACCTGCATTGGTTCCGACAACAAATCATTCTGCTTGATGTCGATAATCGCTGGCATGCCGCTGTACGAGACACCTTCCGTGATGACTTGGATTTACAGCTGCGCAATCTGACCAAAGCAGTTATAAAAATGGGCTCTGCAGCACCTAAGGAACCTGCAGCTCGTGTTGATTTCTGGGTCAGTGGACATCAGGAATTATTGAGTCGTTGGCAGTCCATGCAAAAAGAGCTGCGTGATGCGCCGCAGGTGGATACTGCTATGTTCACCGTAGCCATCAGGGAGTTGATGCGTATGGAGCAAGGAGAGTAA
- a CDS encoding DUF2835 domain-containing protein has product MSEIFIDLVISSHDYLALYQGVAKDVVAKDRSGRTVRFPAKILRPFVSHNGINGSFCIEFDENHKFKKISRSHN; this is encoded by the coding sequence ATGTCAGAAATTTTCATTGACCTTGTCATTTCTTCACATGACTATCTGGCCCTCTATCAAGGGGTTGCAAAAGACGTTGTTGCAAAAGACCGCAGCGGCAGAACGGTACGCTTCCCGGCCAAAATTCTAAGACCTTTCGTAAGCCACAATGGCATCAATGGTTCTTTTTGTATCGAATTCGATGAGAACCACAAATTCAAAAAAATTAGTAGATCGCATAATTAG
- the ggt gene encoding gamma-glutamyltransferase gives MNCPLLILKIIVISMALLVGLATASPAPTNYSAVTQDGKGAIATVNQEATAAALTAYQKGGNAIDAAVAAALALGVVDGYNSGIGGGCFILIRWADGRIEAIDGREMAPAAAHRDMYLRDGAVDASLSKVGALAIGIPGSVAAYDYVIKKGGKLSLAQALQAGTLLAEKGFEVNKLYAQRLNWAGAGIKQFPASAKIFLNNQKKTLQAGDILVQKDLAATYRKLAKQGADYFYQGEFATQLDAWMKANGGIITREDFSNYQLKFRQPLLTQYRGYTLVGYPPPSSGGIHVAQILNMLESFEVSRLSDVDRHHLLVEVMKLAFADRAYWLGDSDFVNVPKGLTSTEYARSLAAKITMSKSNPVVQQGTPPNVETDFFGKHTTHIAAADKDGNWVAITTTVNTSFGSKVVIPGSGVVMNNQMDDFSIQPGVPNAFGLVGVEANSIQPGKRPLSSMSPTILLKDDKPVMTLGAAGGPTIITQVVQALVNTVDLEMELPAALAAVRVHHQWRPDVLLTEASMPKAEQEELKARGHSLKIRNYMGATQAIRLNANGGFVAASEPRLVE, from the coding sequence ATGAATTGTCCGCTTTTAATATTAAAAATAATTGTCATTAGTATGGCGTTGTTGGTCGGTTTAGCGACGGCTTCACCAGCGCCAACCAATTATTCTGCGGTTACCCAAGACGGCAAAGGGGCCATCGCAACAGTTAATCAAGAAGCTACAGCAGCAGCATTGACAGCTTATCAAAAGGGCGGTAACGCCATAGATGCAGCCGTTGCCGCAGCACTTGCTTTGGGTGTAGTAGACGGCTATAACTCCGGTATTGGTGGTGGCTGCTTTATCCTGATACGTTGGGCTGATGGTCGGATTGAGGCGATTGACGGTCGCGAAATGGCGCCAGCCGCCGCACATCGTGATATGTATCTACGCGATGGTGCTGTTGATGCAAGCCTGAGTAAAGTGGGTGCGCTTGCTATCGGCATTCCTGGTTCGGTCGCCGCCTACGATTACGTCATCAAAAAGGGTGGCAAACTATCGCTGGCGCAGGCATTACAAGCGGGCACCTTGCTCGCGGAGAAAGGATTTGAAGTCAATAAGCTCTACGCACAGCGTTTGAATTGGGCTGGTGCTGGCATAAAACAATTCCCCGCTTCTGCAAAAATTTTCTTAAATAACCAGAAAAAAACACTTCAGGCTGGGGATATTCTCGTACAAAAAGATTTGGCAGCGACCTACCGTAAACTGGCAAAGCAGGGCGCAGACTATTTTTATCAGGGGGAGTTTGCTACTCAGCTTGATGCCTGGATGAAAGCGAACGGTGGCATCATTACCCGAGAGGATTTTTCAAATTATCAATTGAAATTTCGGCAGCCGCTACTTACTCAGTATCGTGGTTATACCCTGGTGGGTTACCCACCACCAAGCTCTGGAGGAATTCATGTCGCCCAGATTTTAAATATGTTGGAGTCGTTCGAAGTGAGCAGGCTCTCCGATGTTGACCGCCATCATCTGCTTGTTGAGGTGATGAAGTTGGCATTTGCTGATCGCGCTTATTGGCTAGGGGACTCTGACTTCGTTAACGTACCGAAAGGCTTAACTAGCACTGAGTATGCAAGAAGTCTGGCGGCAAAAATTACGATGAGTAAATCAAATCCAGTGGTTCAACAGGGCACCCCGCCAAATGTCGAGACAGATTTTTTCGGTAAACATACAACCCATATTGCCGCGGCGGACAAAGATGGTAATTGGGTCGCCATTACGACTACGGTCAATACCTCTTTCGGGTCAAAGGTGGTCATTCCTGGCTCGGGAGTAGTGATGAATAATCAAATGGATGATTTTAGTATACAGCCCGGCGTACCCAATGCTTTCGGGCTAGTAGGGGTTGAAGCAAATAGCATTCAACCAGGAAAGCGACCACTTTCAAGTATGAGCCCAACCATTTTACTAAAGGATGATAAGCCAGTGATGACTTTAGGCGCTGCTGGCGGACCAACGATTATTACGCAAGTGGTTCAAGCGCTGGTTAATACTGTTGATCTTGAAATGGAATTACCTGCAGCATTGGCCGCCGTACGGGTGCACCACCAATGGCGGCCGGATGTGTTATTGACCGAAGCCTCGATGCCGAAGGCTGAACAAGAGGAACTTAAGGCCCGCGGCCATAGTTTAAAGATTCGCAACTATATGGGCGCGACGCAAGCGATTCGTTTGAATGCTAACGGGGGGTTCGTTGCGGCATCGGAACCAAGACTTGTTGAATAA